In one Dehalogenimonas formicexedens genomic region, the following are encoded:
- a CDS encoding aspartate aminotransferase family protein, whose product MADWMELEKEYFMRTVERAPLTIVKGQGSYVWDESGKRYLDFVAGWAVNSLGHCHPAVVEAVRHQAGELIQTSNHYYTIPQLQLAELLVKNSSLDKIFLCNSGAEATEGAVKLARRYGKLHLNGAYEVITATGSFHGRTLAMVSASGQLKYQTPYTPLPSGFINVEYNNIEAIKKATTSTVCAVMLEPVQGEGGVNVPSPDYLKEVRRWCDEKGIILILDEIQTGIGRTGELFAHQSFGIEPDIMSLAKGLGGGLPIGAIMAKDKFSVFTYGEHGSTFGGNPVTCAAAFATMKFIIENDIPRNAFDMGIRLIQRLERLSSKHTGLITDIRGKGLLMAVQFSGDFAKTLAQKCLEAGLLVNDVKPNALRLMPALNITADEIDEAVELLDQAITSLDANR is encoded by the coding sequence ATGGCTGACTGGATGGAACTCGAGAAGGAATATTTCATGCGGACGGTGGAACGCGCCCCGCTGACGATCGTTAAGGGCCAGGGCAGTTACGTCTGGGATGAATCCGGTAAAAGGTACCTTGATTTCGTGGCTGGTTGGGCAGTCAATTCACTCGGCCACTGTCATCCTGCTGTGGTCGAGGCGGTTCGTCATCAAGCCGGTGAACTCATACAGACCTCCAACCACTACTACACCATCCCCCAGCTTCAATTGGCTGAACTTCTCGTTAAAAATAGCTCTCTAGATAAAATCTTCCTCTGCAACTCCGGCGCTGAGGCCACCGAAGGCGCGGTCAAGCTAGCCAGAAGATATGGGAAGCTGCATTTGAACGGCGCCTATGAGGTGATCACGGCCACGGGTTCGTTCCACGGCCGGACGCTGGCGATGGTCTCGGCCTCGGGGCAGCTCAAGTATCAAACACCCTACACCCCTCTGCCCTCTGGATTTATAAATGTAGAATACAACAACATCGAGGCAATAAAAAAAGCTACGACAAGCACGGTTTGCGCCGTCATGCTGGAACCCGTTCAGGGCGAGGGCGGTGTCAATGTACCGTCGCCTGACTACCTGAAGGAAGTTCGCCGCTGGTGCGATGAAAAAGGCATCATTCTCATTTTGGATGAAATCCAAACAGGCATCGGACGGACCGGGGAACTCTTCGCCCACCAATCATTCGGTATCGAGCCTGACATCATGTCCCTTGCCAAGGGGCTCGGCGGTGGTTTACCCATCGGGGCTATCATGGCCAAGGATAAATTCTCGGTTTTCACCTACGGCGAACATGGTTCCACCTTCGGCGGCAATCCCGTCACTTGCGCGGCGGCTTTCGCGACCATGAAATTCATCATCGAAAACGATATCCCCAGGAATGCCTTCGATATGGGCATTCGGCTCATCCAGCGCCTCGAACGGCTTTCATCGAAGCACACCGGGCTTATCACCGATATCCGCGGCAAAGGTTTGCTGATGGCGGTCCAATTTTCAGGAGATTTTGCCAAGACTCTTGCCCAGAAGTGCCTCGAAGCAGGCCTCCTCGTAAACGACGTGAAACCCAATGCCCTGCGGTTGATGCCTGCTCTTAATATCACCGCCGATGAAATCGACGAGGCTGTCGAGCTTCTTGACCAGGCAATCACCAGTTTGGATGCCAACCGTTAA
- the argB gene encoding acetylglutamate kinase, translating to MNKIIVIKLGGSVLGSRDTSLEDVARLKNEGYFPVVVHGGAATVNAWLKRLNIAPCVVQGERVTDKETLEVVAAVLAGLVNKETTAMLSDLGVKAIGLSGIDAGLITGSPRGAEWGFMGDVKKVDPSILTTLLENGLVPVVSPVSLNGSGDPVRLLNINGDPVAGELAASLKADRLIFLTDVSGVKGATGNFIKSANVRDAEEFIASGVATGGMVPKIRAAVRAASVGTLTSIIDGREPHIIYNEVTRGGFGTSIGA from the coding sequence ATGAACAAGATCATCGTCATCAAACTTGGTGGATCGGTTTTAGGCAGCCGAGATACCTCCCTTGAGGACGTTGCCCGACTTAAAAACGAGGGCTATTTTCCGGTTGTCGTTCATGGCGGGGCTGCCACGGTCAATGCCTGGCTCAAACGGCTGAACATCGCGCCCTGCGTAGTCCAGGGTGAGCGGGTGACCGATAAAGAGACCCTTGAGGTAGTCGCCGCTGTCCTTGCCGGTCTGGTAAACAAGGAAACTACGGCGATGCTGTCGGACTTGGGGGTCAAAGCCATCGGTTTATCCGGCATTGACGCAGGACTCATCACCGGCTCTCCTCGCGGAGCTGAATGGGGCTTCATGGGTGACGTCAAAAAAGTGGATCCCTCGATCCTGACAACATTACTGGAAAACGGACTTGTTCCGGTGGTTTCCCCGGTTTCTCTAAATGGCTCAGGGGATCCGGTTCGCTTGCTCAATATCAATGGCGACCCTGTGGCCGGGGAACTGGCGGCTTCTCTCAAGGCTGACCGGTTGATATTCCTCACCGACGTCTCCGGCGTCAAGGGTGCAACAGGCAACTTCATTAAATCCGCGAACGTTCGAGACGCCGAGGAGTTCATCGCTTCGGGAGTCGCCACCGGCGGAATGGTCCCCAAGATCCGGGCTGCGGTACGCGCGGCGTCCGTTGGGACCCTGACCAGCATCATCGATGGTAGAGAGCCTCACATCATATATAATGAAGTCACCCGAGGTGGATTTGGCACCTCGATCGGCGCGTAG
- the argJ gene encoding bifunctional glutamate N-acetyltransferase/amino-acid acetyltransferase ArgJ: MNGRVACSLPHHKRCAIFYHHFMISKPEIIPHGSITSAAGFSAGAVAAGIKKAAGALDLAVIVSGKPCSAAAVFTQNRFKAAPVLVSQMHLADTDKIQAIIVNAGCANAGTGKTGLENARAMTELAGSRLGIESKSVLVASTGVIGVRLPLGKIGPGLNHLKLDAAYGHDFARAIMTTDTVPKEIAVRSLEHGFTVGGCAKGAGMIHPDMATLLAFITTDARIDSALLARLLKRVVNKSFNVISVDGDTSTNDSVFVLANGAATQQIIEGTASFRALAEALEYVCIHLAKSVARDGEGATKLIELTVTGAATPSDARKVARTILSSPLVKTAVHGADPNWGRIVAAAGRSGAKFDLDKADLWIGDVEVLKQGTPLEIDKIRASDQFKEKEVFIHLDLGLGKSRITGWGCDMSAEYVHINADYTT, translated from the coding sequence TTGAACGGCAGAGTTGCCTGTTCTTTGCCCCACCACAAACGCTGTGCTATATTCTATCATCATTTTATGATCTCCAAACCTGAAATCATTCCCCACGGAAGCATCACCTCGGCCGCTGGATTTTCCGCCGGGGCAGTGGCAGCCGGCATCAAAAAGGCCGCCGGGGCGCTTGACCTTGCGGTGATTGTGTCTGGCAAGCCATGTTCGGCCGCTGCTGTCTTCACTCAGAACCGTTTCAAAGCCGCGCCGGTGTTAGTCTCACAGATGCATCTTGCCGATACCGATAAAATTCAGGCGATAATCGTAAACGCCGGCTGCGCCAATGCCGGCACGGGGAAGACAGGCCTTGAAAATGCGCGAGCCATGACCGAGTTGGCGGGCTCAAGGTTAGGCATTGAATCAAAGAGTGTGCTTGTTGCCAGCACCGGCGTCATCGGGGTTCGATTACCTCTTGGTAAAATCGGGCCCGGTTTGAACCACCTCAAGCTAGACGCCGCTTATGGGCATGATTTTGCCCGCGCCATCATGACCACGGACACCGTGCCCAAAGAAATCGCGGTCAGGTCATTGGAACACGGATTCACTGTCGGCGGCTGCGCCAAAGGCGCAGGTATGATTCATCCGGACATGGCCACCCTGCTGGCTTTCATCACCACCGATGCCAGAATTGACTCCGCCCTTCTCGCCAGACTACTGAAACGTGTCGTGAACAAATCCTTCAACGTGATCTCGGTTGACGGCGATACTTCGACAAACGATTCTGTCTTCGTCCTGGCCAATGGCGCGGCGACTCAACAGATCATAGAAGGCACCGCCTCCTTCCGGGCTTTAGCCGAAGCGCTGGAATACGTTTGCATCCATCTTGCCAAATCGGTTGCTCGCGATGGCGAAGGCGCCACCAAGCTGATTGAACTGACAGTTACCGGCGCGGCGACCCCCTCGGATGCTCGAAAAGTTGCCAGAACAATCTTGTCTTCACCACTAGTTAAGACCGCCGTCCATGGCGCCGACCCCAACTGGGGCCGGATTGTTGCGGCTGCCGGGCGGAGCGGAGCCAAATTCGATCTTGATAAAGCAGATCTTTGGATCGGCGATGTCGAGGTTTTGAAACAAGGCACGCCACTGGAGATTGACAAGATACGTGCGTCAGACCAATTCAAAGAGAAAGAAGTATTTATACATCTCGATCTCGGGTTGGGCAAATCCCGGATCACCGGCTGGGGCTGTGACATGAGCGCCGAGTATGTCCACATTAACGCCGACTACACTACCTAA
- a CDS encoding 4Fe-4S dicluster domain-containing protein, whose product MAENSVLIVDSDPKSRDTAAWLKGAGFRVTTATTGEEALNLIDNQDFSIMLLDMRLPGKHGLGVLKEVKVKRPWMQAIVTTDHPSVESATEALKQGAADYLVKPFSPEELEKLVKDTIKSGSKQKTVSVQIKAKTTPAKITSQATFVISTESLKNLVNNLIRERETIGVKAKQGKFSFDKIKNFDELALDYDVTVNPPTAFFIPACETILRYKRGDNPEITPVTDSTPRVLIGVHPDDINAINLLDEVFMGNNPDPNYTARRQNTLIIGVDVLTPLTTSFAPSMGTYTADSGFDLLLTDIGNSSYMITVGSEAGAQILARYAQVREPTVAETARQKQVREEALSKYRLFLDMPREKIPHLLDTNYDNPYWKSRSEACLNCGSCIMVCPTCFCFDVQDDVSLNMVDGERVRKPDGCMLVDFSKVAAGANFRGDKLSRFRHRMYHKGKYMLDRYGKFGCVGCGRCTVTCLAEIASPLEAYNAIAASEKAKDKARRTITNTRPQPELYLPHMASITRITQLGAREKLFEFKLKDGHKLGHRPGQFVEVYVFGIGESPISLTSSPTRDHTFEVAVRNVGNVTGALHNLEVGSPVGIRGPFGNGFPLEQMEGKDLLLIAGGIGVFPLRSLIEYVLDRRESYGHINLLFGSRSPSERVFSEEMAQWAKAPDVTFMETVDKGDDTWTGNVGVITTLIPKVQFDPRKTVAVVVGPPIMYRFVTNELKKRDLADDNIILSLERKMKCGVGKCGNCQINGVYVCQEGPVFSLTRLRTLREAI is encoded by the coding sequence ATGGCGGAAAACTCAGTACTTATCGTCGACAGCGACCCCAAATCCCGGGACACAGCGGCCTGGCTTAAGGGCGCCGGTTTCCGTGTCACTACGGCGACTACAGGCGAAGAAGCCCTGAATCTCATCGATAACCAGGACTTCAGCATCATGCTCCTGGACATGAGGCTGCCCGGCAAACACGGGCTTGGCGTGCTGAAAGAGGTCAAGGTCAAGCGGCCCTGGATGCAGGCCATTGTCACCACCGACCATCCGTCGGTCGAATCAGCAACCGAAGCTTTGAAACAGGGAGCCGCCGACTACCTGGTAAAGCCTTTTTCCCCGGAGGAACTGGAAAAACTGGTCAAGGACACCATCAAGTCCGGTTCAAAGCAAAAGACGGTGTCGGTTCAGATAAAGGCAAAAACGACGCCGGCGAAGATCACCTCACAAGCGACTTTTGTGATCTCCACCGAAAGTCTGAAAAACCTGGTCAACAACTTGATCAGGGAGCGCGAGACTATCGGCGTCAAGGCCAAACAGGGCAAGTTTTCCTTTGACAAGATCAAGAACTTCGATGAGCTTGCCCTTGATTACGATGTTACGGTAAATCCACCGACGGCGTTTTTCATCCCAGCCTGCGAAACCATCCTGCGCTACAAACGCGGCGACAACCCGGAGATCACCCCGGTGACCGATAGCACACCCCGTGTCCTGATCGGCGTTCACCCAGATGATATCAACGCTATCAATCTACTCGACGAAGTTTTCATGGGCAATAACCCCGATCCCAATTACACCGCCCGCCGACAGAACACCCTTATTATCGGTGTTGACGTGCTCACACCGCTGACGACGTCCTTCGCCCCCAGCATGGGCACTTACACGGCTGACTCAGGCTTTGATCTGCTGCTGACCGATATCGGCAATTCATCCTATATGATCACCGTAGGTTCCGAAGCCGGAGCACAAATCCTGGCCCGATATGCCCAGGTCCGGGAACCGACAGTTGCCGAGACCGCCCGGCAAAAACAAGTCCGCGAGGAAGCCTTATCAAAGTACCGTCTATTCCTGGACATGCCGCGGGAAAAGATCCCGCATCTTCTGGATACCAATTACGACAATCCTTACTGGAAGTCGCGGAGCGAGGCCTGTCTCAACTGCGGTTCCTGCATCATGGTCTGCCCCACCTGCTTTTGCTTTGACGTACAGGACGACGTCAGCCTGAACATGGTCGACGGCGAGCGCGTCAGGAAGCCCGACGGCTGCATGCTGGTGGACTTCAGCAAGGTGGCTGCCGGCGCCAACTTCCGCGGCGATAAACTGTCGCGGTTCCGTCACCGGATGTACCACAAGGGCAAGTACATGCTCGACCGCTACGGCAAGTTCGGCTGTGTCGGCTGCGGCCGCTGCACCGTCACCTGCCTGGCTGAGATCGCTTCGCCCCTCGAAGCTTATAACGCTATTGCCGCCTCGGAAAAAGCCAAAGATAAGGCCCGGCGTACCATAACCAACACCCGGCCTCAGCCTGAACTGTATCTGCCTCATATGGCCAGCATTACCAGGATTACCCAGCTCGGCGCACGTGAGAAACTCTTCGAGTTCAAGCTCAAAGACGGTCACAAACTTGGCCACCGACCTGGCCAATTCGTCGAGGTCTATGTTTTCGGCATTGGCGAATCGCCAATCTCTCTCACCTCATCGCCGACCCGCGACCACACCTTTGAAGTCGCTGTCAGGAATGTCGGTAATGTCACCGGCGCCCTGCATAATCTTGAGGTAGGATCTCCGGTAGGTATCCGCGGTCCGTTCGGCAACGGTTTCCCGCTGGAGCAGATGGAAGGAAAAGACCTGCTGCTCATTGCCGGCGGTATCGGCGTCTTCCCGCTTAGGTCGCTTATCGAGTATGTTCTGGACCGCCGCGAATCATACGGCCACATCAACCTTCTGTTCGGTTCCCGCTCTCCTTCCGAGCGAGTCTTCTCGGAGGAGATGGCTCAATGGGCGAAAGCCCCTGATGTCACCTTCATGGAGACGGTAGATAAGGGCGACGATACCTGGACGGGTAACGTCGGCGTCATCACCACCCTGATCCCGAAGGTACAGTTCGATCCCCGGAAGACGGTAGCCGTGGTGGTCGGCCCGCCGATCATGTACCGCTTCGTCACCAACGAACTTAAGAAGCGCGACCTGGCCGATGACAACATCATCCTGTCGCTTGAGCGCAAGATGAAGTGCGGCGTCGGCAAGTGCGGCAACTGCCAGATCAATGGAGTCTACGTCTGCCAGGAAGGGCCGGTATTCAGCCTGACCCGGTTACGCACGCTAAGGGAGGCCATCTAG
- a CDS encoding NADH:ubiquinone oxidoreductase, with product MKPKVAFFDFTSCEGCQLDALNLDVGEVLGLLGAVDIVNFREVKTDRSDDYDIAFIEGSITKESEIPRLQAIRNQAKVLVALGACACTGGVNCLKNAYSSDELLKGVYGECASFYNTIPARPVNAVVPVDYYIRGCPPTTAEFVKVVKALLLGKRPDLPNYPVCTECRVSGNVCVFQRGGTCIGPVTRGGCDAMCVGAGRFCWGCRGLVENPNTDSAKDVLARYGLTLDQILERFKIYNSYSEVSQCQK from the coding sequence ATGAAACCAAAAGTGGCATTTTTCGACTTCACCTCCTGCGAGGGCTGCCAGCTGGACGCCCTGAACCTGGATGTCGGCGAGGTTTTGGGCCTGCTCGGCGCCGTCGACATCGTCAATTTCCGCGAGGTCAAGACCGACCGCTCCGATGATTACGACATCGCCTTCATCGAAGGATCGATCACAAAAGAGTCCGAGATACCCCGCCTCCAGGCTATCCGCAACCAGGCCAAGGTGCTTGTCGCCCTGGGCGCCTGCGCCTGCACCGGCGGCGTCAACTGCCTCAAGAACGCTTATTCCTCCGATGAACTGCTAAAGGGCGTTTACGGCGAGTGCGCCTCTTTCTATAACACGATCCCGGCCCGGCCGGTAAATGCTGTTGTGCCAGTAGACTACTACATCAGGGGTTGCCCACCAACAACTGCCGAGTTCGTCAAGGTGGTCAAAGCTCTCCTCCTGGGCAAGCGGCCGGACCTGCCCAACTACCCTGTCTGCACCGAATGCCGCGTCTCCGGCAATGTCTGCGTTTTTCAGCGCGGCGGCACATGCATCGGCCCGGTGACCAGAGGCGGCTGCGACGCCATGTGTGTCGGCGCCGGACGTTTCTGCTGGGGCTGCCGGGGCCTGGTGGAGAATCCCAACACCGATTCGGCTAAGGACGTCCTGGCTCGTTACGGCCTGACGCTGGACCAGATTTTGGAACGGTTCAAGATTTACAACTCCTATTCGGAGGTATCACAGTGCCAGAAGTAA
- a CDS encoding Ni/Fe hydrogenase subunit alpha, which produces MPEVKIKVNQLTRVEGHGNIHLEATDGKLDRVLWEVTESPRFFEWMLKGRNFDDVSTISSRICGICSIAHTTASLQATEAAFGIKLTEQAWLLRKLLYDAELLESHVLHVLFLIAPDFLGADSVIPLVATHGDVIVMAVRMKKLAYNLAEILAGRKTHPITPIVGGWSKLPDVDALKAVRERLVSALDDAETMVAVVKSLAPMIPNFNRPTEYIALKDSKEYAFITGKIASSDGGVYPLEDYQKITNEFCVPQSSAKYTKHARDSYMVGALSRFNLNSEQLLPRAKKAAASLGMKAPIHNPFFISVAQTVETVHCIEDAINIIDKLLARGLHQEEVKVKPRAGRGVGIVEAPRGMLIHDYTYNDAGEIVSANCIIPTGQNHLSIQKDFDELAPTILDKPVDEIRHTLEMLVRAYDPCISCSVH; this is translated from the coding sequence GTGCCAGAAGTAAAGATCAAGGTCAACCAGCTCACCCGCGTCGAGGGCCATGGTAACATCCATCTGGAGGCTACCGACGGCAAGCTCGACAGGGTCCTGTGGGAGGTCACCGAATCGCCCCGGTTCTTCGAGTGGATGCTCAAAGGGCGCAATTTTGACGATGTTTCCACCATTTCCTCCCGCATCTGCGGTATCTGTTCCATAGCTCACACCACAGCGTCCCTACAGGCGACCGAGGCCGCCTTCGGCATCAAGTTGACCGAACAAGCCTGGCTCCTCCGCAAGCTGCTCTATGACGCGGAACTGCTGGAAAGCCATGTACTTCACGTGCTTTTCCTGATCGCCCCGGATTTTCTGGGCGCCGATTCGGTTATTCCGCTGGTAGCCACTCACGGCGATGTCATTGTGATGGCCGTCCGGATGAAGAAGCTGGCATACAATCTGGCTGAAATACTCGCCGGCCGCAAGACCCATCCCATTACCCCCATCGTCGGCGGGTGGAGCAAGCTGCCAGACGTCGACGCCTTGAAAGCTGTCCGTGAGCGCCTGGTTTCGGCTCTCGACGACGCCGAGACCATGGTGGCGGTGGTCAAATCCCTGGCGCCGATGATCCCCAATTTTAACCGTCCCACCGAATATATCGCTCTCAAGGACTCCAAGGAATACGCTTTCATCACCGGCAAGATCGCTTCTTCCGACGGCGGGGTGTACCCGCTCGAAGATTACCAGAAAATTACCAATGAATTCTGCGTGCCGCAGTCTTCAGCCAAGTACACCAAGCACGCCCGCGATTCCTACATGGTTGGCGCGCTGTCCCGATTCAACCTGAACTCGGAGCAGCTACTGCCACGGGCGAAAAAGGCCGCCGCCTCGCTGGGCATGAAAGCGCCGATCCACAATCCCTTTTTCATTTCCGTCGCCCAGACGGTCGAGACGGTACACTGCATCGAGGATGCCATCAACATTATCGATAAACTGCTGGCTCGCGGTCTCCACCAGGAGGAGGTCAAGGTCAAACCCCGGGCGGGGCGGGGAGTGGGCATTGTGGAGGCGCCGCGCGGCATGCTGATCCACGACTACACCTACAACGACGCCGGGGAGATCGTCTCCGCCAACTGCATCATCCCCACCGGCCAGAACCACCTGTCCATCCAGAAGGACTTCGACGAACTGGCGCCGACCATCCTCGACAAGCCGGTGGACGAGATCCGGCACACCCTGGAGATGCTGGTCCGCGCCTACGACCCCTGCATCTCCTGCTCTGTACACTAG
- a CDS encoding B12-binding domain-containing radical SAM protein, producing MRILLVTAPNPNYSAYYAKAYTNLPKGLLYIASYLEQNGHEVKIYDGFVDDRKPEDFIDWKPQLVGFSVITGPNLEGAILQSKRFRELLPEVPIAWGNVHVSVLPKQTLSEPYVDYAVIGAGEHTMLELANHLEKGERRLEDIKGLAFKRNGEMIINEPRPFVHDLEAMPDPAWHLVPVKKYSLIGINTSRGCAHHCAFCYNKSYNKGYYAFLSAERIVSQIEFLRKTYDAKYIRFDEDNFTFNRKRLRDFCNLLIERKIKISWNCDSRADLSEADVALMAKAGCVAIGLGLESGSQRGLDFMQKDITVPEMERTFWSLVKHHIRTSVYIIYGYPTETVDDFQATHEMLKRLDNPYYMYNRFVPFPGSALYDYCVREGLITPPERLEDWPEYLIEYANKINLSSVPTEMMTEAAANWRATYAAQRVKFTLKHNPAYFLTAFKNPVKFAREVGELIKFHGQVNKFYKTVQQKLLGFAGSKDSHLPVGISPKPRIS from the coding sequence ATGAGAATCTTGCTGGTGACTGCCCCCAACCCCAATTATTCGGCTTACTACGCCAAGGCTTATACCAACTTGCCCAAAGGGCTTCTATATATCGCTTCATATCTGGAGCAGAACGGCCATGAGGTCAAGATCTACGACGGTTTCGTGGACGATCGGAAGCCCGAGGATTTCATAGATTGGAAACCTCAGCTTGTCGGCTTTTCCGTGATCACCGGCCCCAATCTCGAAGGAGCCATCCTGCAATCCAAGCGCTTCCGCGAACTTCTACCGGAGGTTCCCATCGCGTGGGGTAACGTGCACGTCAGCGTCCTGCCGAAACAGACCCTCTCTGAGCCCTATGTCGACTACGCGGTCATAGGCGCTGGTGAGCATACTATGCTGGAGCTTGCCAATCACCTTGAAAAAGGTGAACGCCGTCTCGAGGACATCAAAGGCCTTGCCTTTAAACGGAACGGTGAGATGATCATCAACGAGCCGCGTCCTTTCGTTCATGACCTGGAAGCCATGCCTGACCCGGCCTGGCATTTGGTGCCGGTTAAAAAATACTCCCTGATCGGTATCAACACTTCCCGCGGCTGCGCCCACCACTGTGCCTTCTGCTACAACAAGTCTTACAACAAAGGCTATTACGCTTTTCTTTCAGCTGAGCGTATTGTCTCCCAGATCGAATTCCTCAGGAAGACTTACGATGCGAAATATATCCGCTTCGACGAGGATAATTTCACCTTTAATCGCAAGCGCCTTCGGGATTTCTGCAATCTCCTCATAGAGCGGAAGATCAAGATTTCATGGAACTGCGACTCAAGGGCTGATCTATCCGAAGCCGACGTGGCCTTAATGGCTAAAGCAGGTTGCGTCGCAATCGGTTTGGGACTTGAAAGCGGCAGCCAGAGGGGTCTTGACTTCATGCAAAAAGACATCACCGTGCCAGAGATGGAACGCACTTTCTGGAGCCTGGTCAAGCACCATATCCGCACCTCGGTCTATATCATCTACGGCTATCCCACCGAGACCGTCGATGATTTCCAAGCCACCCACGAAATGCTGAAAAGGCTGGACAATCCCTATTACATGTACAACCGTTTTGTACCGTTCCCCGGCAGCGCCCTCTATGACTATTGTGTCAGGGAAGGTCTCATTACCCCTCCAGAGAGGTTGGAAGATTGGCCGGAGTACCTCATCGAGTATGCCAACAAGATCAACCTTTCCAGCGTTCCGACGGAAATGATGACCGAGGCCGCTGCTAACTGGCGGGCTACTTACGCCGCCCAACGCGTGAAGTTCACATTAAAACATAACCCCGCGTATTTCCTCACTGCCTTTAAAAACCCCGTCAAATTCGCGCGGGAGGTGGGTGAGCTGATCAAATTCCACGGTCAAGTCAACAAGTTTTACAAGACCGTTCAACAGAAACTCCTGGGATTTGCCGGATCTAAGGACTCTCACCTGCCTGTCGGCATCTCTCCCAAACCCAGGATCTCATAG
- a CDS encoding radical SAM protein: MKTNIYHITYTPEQKDVCVHFWGCNFKCKGCYCTRQVFSPMLDFSKILSTAPASFAKPPTRFLTLEEVEKVLDELDFHSVVIEGQEAGLDPAYPEFTRLCHNKYGARVTLVTNARVLPDLSFTDTLEVGLKALDEKLHLDYTGVSNTETLRNFELLVASGKRLVVDSVLIPGYIGAAEIGRIASYVASHDHNIPFILLPYFPSGDNPWHRPAPEEMDEAASIAKISLSRVFHFRGDETLKYPIYNVFPTEACPGNGIDAVKWLTRVSGLNRRPDSVLDEIFSQEVLV, translated from the coding sequence ATGAAGACCAATATTTACCATATCACCTACACACCGGAGCAGAAAGACGTCTGTGTCCACTTCTGGGGCTGCAACTTCAAATGCAAAGGCTGCTATTGTACCCGCCAGGTATTCAGCCCCATGTTGGATTTCAGTAAAATACTCTCCACCGCTCCCGCCTCTTTCGCAAAACCGCCGACACGTTTTCTGACCCTTGAAGAAGTTGAGAAGGTGTTGGATGAGCTCGATTTCCATTCCGTTGTGATCGAAGGCCAGGAAGCAGGGCTCGATCCTGCCTACCCCGAATTTACGCGGTTATGTCATAACAAGTATGGCGCCCGGGTGACTCTGGTTACCAATGCCCGCGTTTTGCCCGACCTGTCTTTCACCGATACCCTTGAGGTCGGGCTCAAAGCGCTCGATGAAAAACTTCATCTCGATTACACGGGCGTATCGAACACAGAGACGCTTAGAAATTTCGAGCTTCTGGTAGCTTCAGGGAAAAGACTGGTGGTCGACTCGGTTCTTATCCCCGGGTACATCGGCGCCGCCGAGATCGGGCGCATCGCCAGCTATGTCGCTAGCCATGACCACAACATCCCCTTCATTCTCCTACCCTACTTCCCCTCTGGCGACAATCCATGGCACAGGCCTGCCCCGGAGGAAATGGATGAGGCAGCCTCGATAGCGAAAATCAGCCTCTCCCGGGTTTTCCATTTCCGTGGAGATGAGACCCTCAAGTACCCCATCTATAACGTGTTCCCTACGGAAGCCTGCCCCGGAAACGGCATTGATGCCGTTAAATGGCTTACCCGGGTTTCCGGTTTGAACCGTCGCCCGGATTCCGTTCTCGATGAAATTTTTTCTCAGGAGGTTTTGGTCTAA